One window of Herpetosiphonaceae bacterium genomic DNA carries:
- a CDS encoding response regulator transcription factor, translated as MIEEWQPSSSSMVQQRVIRVVVADDHPVVRNGIVHELARQPDIEVLGTAENGNVALHLVSMIQPDVLVTDLNMPGLRAVDVVRRARTLPVPPNILILTAYAELDYVQTFMDAGATGYLLKEEDPSAISAAVRSVARGEPWLSSRVAGGRFDQRVRGSGEPAQPLLSMRGLDVLRLVVEGKTNQEIGIALGISEKTVEKHLAEVYVKLGVSSRVEAAVRAVREGLV; from the coding sequence ATGATCGAAGAGTGGCAGCCGTCGAGTAGCTCGATGGTGCAGCAGCGGGTCATTCGCGTCGTCGTAGCGGACGATCATCCGGTTGTGCGCAACGGGATTGTCCACGAGCTGGCGCGACAGCCTGATATCGAGGTGCTGGGCACTGCCGAGAACGGCAATGTCGCGCTGCATCTGGTGTCGATGATCCAGCCGGATGTGCTGGTGACGGATCTGAACATGCCCGGCCTGCGCGCGGTCGATGTGGTGCGCCGGGCACGGACGCTGCCGGTACCGCCCAACATTCTGATCCTCACGGCCTACGCCGAGTTGGACTATGTGCAGACGTTCATGGACGCAGGCGCGACCGGCTATCTGCTGAAAGAAGAAGATCCTTCGGCGATCTCCGCTGCGGTGCGCTCGGTGGCGCGGGGCGAGCCCTGGCTAAGCTCAAGGGTTGCGGGCGGTAGGTTCGATCAGCGGGTGCGCGGCTCAGGAGAACCGGCGCAGCCGCTCTTGAGTATGCGCGGGCTGGATGTTTTACGTTTGGTGGTGGAGGGCAAGACCAATCAAGAGATCGGCATTGCGCTGGGGATCAGCGAAAAAACGGTGGAGAAACATCTGGCTGAAGTGTACGTGAAGCTCGGTGTGTCGTCGCGGGTGGAGGCCGCCGTGCGCGCTGTCCGTGAGGGCCTGGTGTAG
- a CDS encoding ATP-binding protein produces MVAPFTLALATLLLSAWVVWQFTPFPYTGVTWAEPGGIVEVVDPRGPAAGWVLPGDRILAINDVPLWEIRRLPMKRVGDSLQFAIERDGARHIVLVSLVAPPLPIFVRDLMPFLIALPFWLLSVLVVAFSPQGRQRWLVFVFGQVTSLMLTIGSVSGMGPLWTARLFGVLMWWFGPLAILFHLYFPTYLFRRAARWLWPILCGIAIVGSLPELLGDPVVLRAEVPLLYTLRLLWLAGCLLGMVLVLVQTYRRAASPMTQRHIGVVAVGGAVAFLPLLMLSLLPSALLGQPLLPYELAFLFLLLLPLTYGYAIFRYRLMHLDRNVSRGAAVILVITLLGAMYLTLYAVLLPLLPLSIWRDQLITFVIAMLLAATVGPTHRSLQRIVDRLLYGGWYDYRSAVQSVSQSFEQVTNSTTLAQNLCEAVQTVMQLEWASLLVFEHSGALRTTVISGTACAEHEIGTAWPSDGSQIIEFFRQHQHPVDSATLRSLLTDRHLASADRCMLDCAKTQLWLPLVATDRLVGLFVLGPKRGSYTLDVTDREILQTIARQASIAVQNVQLIVELRQRALDSERVHQQLLRVREAERSHMARELHDEVIQELIALNYHLAELRSIMPQEHSQYLAPLQEHVRQIVGDVRRLCADLRPPALDSLGLVAAIRFRIRAVQQHAPFSIRLLVQGDEAQPLPDEVALCLFRVVQEALSNVQKHAVASHVEICLALGEEAVWLSIADDGRGFRVPGHLERLLDEQHFGLIGLRERLELVQGTLEVMSAPGQGTTVRVWVPLPSAARQVHGKDAVHDRRVAAVE; encoded by the coding sequence ATGGTTGCTCCGTTTACACTGGCATTAGCGACATTGCTCCTGAGCGCATGGGTGGTGTGGCAGTTTACGCCCTTTCCTTACACAGGCGTAACCTGGGCTGAGCCGGGCGGAATCGTCGAGGTTGTCGATCCACGGGGACCGGCGGCTGGCTGGGTGCTGCCGGGCGATCGGATCCTGGCGATCAACGACGTGCCGCTCTGGGAGATCCGGCGCCTACCGATGAAACGGGTCGGCGACAGCTTGCAGTTCGCGATCGAGCGGGACGGCGCGCGCCATATTGTGCTGGTCAGCCTGGTCGCGCCGCCGCTGCCGATCTTCGTGCGCGATCTGATGCCCTTCTTGATCGCGCTGCCCTTCTGGCTGCTCAGCGTGCTTGTGGTAGCGTTTTCGCCGCAGGGGCGGCAGCGCTGGCTGGTATTCGTCTTCGGGCAAGTCACCAGCCTGATGCTGACGATCGGCTCGGTATCGGGGATGGGTCCACTATGGACGGCCCGGCTGTTCGGCGTGCTGATGTGGTGGTTCGGCCCGCTGGCAATCCTCTTTCACCTTTATTTTCCAACGTATCTCTTTCGGCGTGCTGCGCGCTGGCTATGGCCGATCCTGTGCGGCATCGCGATCGTGGGGAGTCTGCCAGAGCTGCTCGGCGATCCGGTTGTGCTGCGGGCGGAAGTGCCGCTGCTCTACACCTTACGCCTGCTGTGGCTGGCCGGGTGTCTGCTGGGGATGGTGCTGGTGCTCGTGCAGACCTACCGGCGCGCTGCCTCGCCGATGACCCAGCGACATATCGGCGTGGTAGCCGTCGGCGGAGCGGTAGCCTTCTTGCCGCTGCTGATGCTGTCGCTGCTGCCGAGCGCGCTGCTGGGACAGCCGCTACTGCCGTATGAGCTGGCGTTTCTGTTTCTGCTGCTGCTGCCGCTGACGTACGGCTATGCGATCTTCCGCTACCGGCTGATGCACCTCGATCGGAATGTCAGCCGGGGAGCTGCCGTGATCCTGGTGATCACCCTGCTGGGCGCAATGTACCTGACGCTGTACGCCGTGCTGCTGCCGCTGCTGCCGCTGAGCATCTGGCGCGACCAACTGATTACGTTTGTGATCGCCATGCTCCTGGCGGCGACGGTCGGGCCGACCCATCGCAGCCTTCAGCGGATCGTCGACCGGCTGCTCTATGGCGGCTGGTACGATTACCGCTCCGCCGTGCAAAGCGTGAGCCAGTCGTTCGAGCAGGTGACGAACAGCACAACGCTGGCGCAAAACTTGTGCGAGGCCGTCCAGACGGTGATGCAGCTTGAGTGGGCCAGCCTGCTGGTATTCGAGCATAGCGGCGCGCTACGCACAACGGTGATCTCCGGCACGGCCTGCGCCGAGCACGAGATCGGTACGGCCTGGCCGTCTGATGGGAGCCAGATCATCGAGTTTTTTCGCCAGCATCAGCACCCTGTAGATAGCGCCACCTTGCGCTCGCTGCTGACCGACAGACATCTGGCTTCGGCGGATCGGTGTATGCTGGATTGTGCTAAGACCCAGTTGTGGCTGCCGCTGGTCGCGACAGATCGGCTGGTCGGGCTGTTCGTGTTAGGTCCCAAGCGCGGCAGCTATACCCTGGACGTAACCGATCGCGAAATCTTGCAGACCATCGCGCGACAAGCCAGCATAGCCGTGCAGAACGTGCAGCTGATCGTCGAGCTGCGCCAGCGAGCGCTGGATAGCGAGCGCGTCCACCAGCAGCTTTTACGGGTGCGCGAGGCGGAGCGCAGCCATATGGCGCGCGAGCTACACGATGAGGTGATTCAAGAGCTGATCGCGCTGAACTATCACCTGGCCGAGCTACGGTCGATCATGCCACAGGAGCATAGCCAGTACCTCGCGCCTTTGCAGGAGCATGTGCGGCAGATCGTCGGGGATGTGCGCCGCTTATGCGCGGACCTGCGACCGCCTGCGCTAGATAGCCTGGGGCTGGTGGCAGCAATTCGGTTTCGCATCCGGGCCGTGCAGCAGCACGCGCCGTTCTCGATTCGCTTGCTCGTTCAAGGCGACGAAGCGCAGCCGCTCCCTGACGAGGTAGCGCTGTGTCTCTTCCGGGTGGTACAGGAGGCGCTGAGCAACGTGCAGAAGCACGCGGTGGCGAGCCATGTTGAGATTTGCCTGGCGCTTGGCGAGGAGGCGGTATGGCTGTCGATCGCCGATGATGGCCGTGGCTTCCGGGTGCCGGGCCATTTGGAGCGATTGCTTGATGAACAACATTTTGGTCTGATTGGGCTGCGCGAACGTCTGGAGCTGGTGCAGGGCACACTCGAAGTAATGTCCGCGCCGGGACAGGGGACGACGGTACGAGTCTGGGTGCCGCTCCCATCAGCCGCGCGTCAGGTACATGGAAAGGATGCCGTACATGATCGAAGAGTGGCAGCCGTCGAGTAG
- a CDS encoding polyprenyl synthetase family protein, with protein sequence MSDLAELCCLATGGDRRRTERFALAWKILYTALYMLDSVEDGDVRDAPWAQWGAGPAINISTGLLASAGAMLSNLEQTGVGADTAQAVRLDFFQTLLDLTAGQHADLTLQQPTLEQRWRIAQAKSGALFGLACRSGARLANAERGVVDQLSEFGQTLGVLIQIGDDIDGLWAKHGQASDLLAGDRWTLPVAYAMSVLPAAERERLHRLLRATGTDSGAEAEARSQIVAAGAILYLTTEARRLHRQAHAALLQAVPRSAASDGLLRLLDAYTPLKDL encoded by the coding sequence TTGAGCGACCTTGCTGAGCTGTGTTGCCTGGCGACCGGCGGCGATCGGCGGCGAACTGAGCGCTTTGCACTTGCCTGGAAGATACTGTACACCGCGCTCTATATGCTCGATAGTGTTGAAGATGGCGATGTGCGCGACGCGCCCTGGGCGCAGTGGGGAGCGGGGCCAGCGATTAATATTTCGACTGGCCTGCTTGCCAGCGCGGGCGCGATGCTGAGCAATCTGGAACAGACAGGCGTCGGCGCTGATACAGCTCAAGCGGTCCGGCTGGATTTTTTTCAGACGCTGCTGGACCTGACCGCCGGGCAGCACGCCGACCTGACGCTTCAACAGCCGACGCTGGAGCAGCGCTGGCGGATCGCGCAGGCGAAGTCGGGCGCGTTGTTTGGCCTGGCGTGCCGCTCCGGCGCTCGTCTGGCAAACGCCGAGCGCGGCGTGGTCGATCAGCTCAGCGAGTTTGGGCAGACGCTGGGCGTGCTGATCCAGATTGGCGACGACATCGACGGCCTCTGGGCGAAGCACGGGCAGGCGAGCGATCTCCTGGCGGGCGACCGCTGGACGCTGCCCGTGGCGTATGCGATGAGCGTCTTACCCGCCGCCGAACGCGAGCGGCTACACCGGCTGCTGCGCGCGACCGGCACGGATTCGGGAGCTGAGGCGGAAGCGCGATCACAGATCGTGGCGGCAGGAGCGATCCTCTACCTTACGACGGAGGCGCGGCGGCTACACCGGCAGGCCCATGCGGCGCTGCTACAGGCTGTGCCACGTTCGGCAGCCAGCGATGGATTGCTGCGGCTGCTGGATGCATACACACCGCTCAAAGACCTATGA
- a CDS encoding glucose-1-phosphate adenylyltransferase family protein: MKHPKTLALIMAGGEGNRMELLTKDRAKPALPYAGVYRLLDFPLSNCMHSGISHVWVIEQFLPHSLNDHLANGRPWDLDRTYGGLRIMPPHIGTQEGGWHRGNADAIHRNARFIREFNPDLLLVLSADHVYKLDYNSVIERHIERQADVTMVTTEVPIEEAGRFGTVRIDEQGRVTDFEYKPDTPRSTTVTAEVFVYNAAVLLDTLDELAARGPSDDEESSALKDFGHELIPMLVERGRAYSYPLEGYWRDLGTIESYWRSHMDLLADEPLLDLDQPEWPILTYGVQRMPARIERPARIENSLIAPGCLIRGRVVDSVLAPGVVVEQGAEVSHAIVFSDVRIATGAKVAYSILDSDARIGEGARIGEEPQAGAQPNITLVGARASVAAGTTIAAGERVESSTEYGAAQHAAAVGAER, from the coding sequence ATGAAGCATCCAAAGACTCTGGCACTGATTATGGCGGGCGGCGAAGGCAACCGGATGGAACTCTTGACCAAGGACCGGGCGAAGCCAGCGCTGCCGTATGCGGGCGTGTACCGCCTGTTGGATTTTCCGCTCAGCAATTGTATGCATAGCGGCATTTCGCATGTGTGGGTCATCGAGCAGTTCTTGCCGCACTCGCTCAACGATCATCTGGCGAATGGCAGGCCGTGGGATCTCGACCGAACCTACGGCGGGCTGCGGATTATGCCGCCGCATATCGGCACCCAGGAGGGCGGCTGGCACCGAGGCAACGCCGATGCGATCCACCGCAACGCGCGCTTTATCCGCGAGTTCAACCCCGATCTTTTGCTGGTGCTCAGCGCCGATCATGTCTACAAGCTCGACTACAACAGCGTGATCGAGCGGCATATCGAGCGTCAGGCCGATGTCACGATGGTGACAACCGAAGTGCCGATCGAGGAGGCCGGACGCTTCGGGACGGTGCGGATCGACGAGCAGGGCAGGGTGACGGATTTTGAGTACAAGCCCGACACGCCGCGCAGCACCACGGTGACAGCCGAGGTCTTCGTGTATAACGCCGCCGTGCTGCTCGATACGCTTGACGAGCTGGCCGCGCGTGGGCCGAGCGACGACGAAGAATCCTCGGCGCTCAAAGACTTCGGCCATGAGCTGATCCCGATGCTGGTGGAGCGTGGGCGGGCGTACTCGTACCCGCTTGAGGGCTATTGGCGCGATCTGGGAACGATCGAGTCGTACTGGCGGTCGCATATGGATCTGCTGGCGGATGAGCCGCTGCTCGATCTGGATCAGCCGGAGTGGCCGATCTTGACCTATGGCGTGCAGCGAATGCCCGCACGGATCGAGCGGCCCGCGCGGATCGAGAACAGCCTGATCGCGCCCGGCTGCCTGATCCGGGGCCGCGTGGTTGATTCGGTGCTTGCTCCGGGTGTGGTCGTGGAACAGGGTGCCGAGGTGTCGCACGCGATTGTGTTCAGCGATGTGCGGATCGCCACGGGGGCCAAGGTGGCATATAGCATTCTGGACAGCGATGCGCGGATTGGCGAGGGAGCCCGAATCGGCGAGGAGCCACAGGCGGGAGCCCAACCAAACATAACGCTGGTGGGCGCGCGGGCCAGCGTCGCGGCGGGCACGACCATTGCGGCGGGTGAGCGAGTGGAGTCGAGCACAGAATACGGAGCGGCTCAGCACGCGGCAGCGGTCGGCGCTGAGCGGTGA